One window from the genome of Haloprofundus halobius encodes:
- the rnhB gene encoding ribonuclease HII, protein MQLGADEAGKGPVLGPMVAAAVRAPPSALPDGLDDSKRLSPSRRESLAAKLRGTSAVSVGVALVEPARIDDPETDMNRLTVAAQAEALAAVAQSGDLAVVDAGDVDEARFGRRVRTAVEAEGPKIDVRSKHRADESHPVVSAASVVAKVERDARVAAIADEYGEVGSGYPSDPTTRTFLRNYVREHDTLPDCARASWQTCADVLAAAEQSALSEF, encoded by the coding sequence CCGATGGTCGCGGCGGCGGTTCGCGCGCCGCCGTCGGCGCTGCCGGACGGGTTGGACGACTCGAAACGACTGTCGCCGTCGAGGCGGGAGTCGTTGGCGGCGAAACTTCGCGGAACGTCGGCGGTGTCGGTCGGCGTCGCCCTCGTCGAACCGGCACGCATCGACGACCCGGAGACGGACATGAACCGACTGACCGTCGCCGCGCAGGCGGAGGCGCTCGCAGCCGTCGCCCAGAGCGGAGATCTCGCCGTCGTCGACGCGGGCGACGTGGACGAAGCCCGGTTCGGTCGCCGGGTTCGGACGGCCGTCGAAGCCGAGGGACCGAAAATCGACGTGCGCTCGAAACACCGTGCCGACGAGTCGCATCCGGTCGTCAGCGCGGCGAGCGTCGTCGCGAAAGTCGAGCGCGACGCCCGCGTCGCCGCCATCGCCGACGAGTACGGCGAGGTCGGCAGCGGCTATCCGAGCGACCCGACGACGCGCACGTTTCTCCGCAACTACGTCCGCGAACACGACACCCTCCCGGACTGCGCCCGCGCGTCGTGGCAGACCTGCGCCGACGTGCTGGCGGCCGCCGAACAGTCGGCGCTGTCGGAGTTCTGA